A DNA window from Cobetia marina contains the following coding sequences:
- a CDS encoding TRAP transporter substrate-binding protein, producing the protein MLNWINPTTSTPAISQRSPVGTRLSRGLSKGLAVAATTGTLLGATLGFSASAQAMELRFGHAGTEDTAYQLGAERLRDLLAEKTDGDITMTIMGNSVLGHETEMFEQQMAGALDMSIVSPGLITDFSPTANVFTIPFLYRDVDHWQKVLDGEVGEEIAQKISDETDVKVLAYFGGGKRHIVSSREVTSLDDLKGLKLRTNPTKPLIVAWQALGVEPSVVAWKEIYTAIQLGAIHGLLNEPEWTLRMRFHEVAPNIALSEHDITVRLLTMSKMSWDNLDEQQQQTLMESAHEAAAYARKVQLEQDAAALAELEKQGAKLHEIDRERMQEIVAEPLKEVIAEMGLQDIYDKVRAVR; encoded by the coding sequence ATGCTGAATTGGATCAATCCAACTACGTCCACCCCTGCCATTTCCCAGCGCTCACCTGTGGGCACCCGACTGTCCAGAGGGCTGAGCAAGGGGCTGGCCGTCGCGGCCACCACCGGCACCCTGCTGGGCGCCACGCTCGGCTTCTCGGCCAGCGCCCAGGCAATGGAGCTGCGCTTCGGCCACGCCGGCACCGAAGATACCGCCTACCAGCTCGGCGCCGAGCGCCTGCGAGACCTGCTCGCCGAGAAGACCGATGGCGACATCACCATGACCATCATGGGCAACTCGGTACTGGGCCATGAAACCGAGATGTTCGAGCAGCAGATGGCCGGCGCGCTGGACATGTCCATCGTCAGCCCCGGGCTGATCACGGATTTCTCGCCCACCGCCAACGTGTTCACCATCCCGTTCCTGTATCGCGATGTCGACCACTGGCAGAAGGTGCTGGATGGCGAGGTCGGGGAAGAAATCGCCCAGAAGATCAGTGACGAGACCGATGTGAAGGTGCTGGCCTATTTCGGTGGCGGCAAGCGTCACATCGTCAGCTCGCGCGAAGTCACCTCACTCGATGACCTTAAGGGCCTCAAGCTGCGCACCAATCCGACCAAGCCGTTGATCGTCGCCTGGCAGGCACTCGGGGTCGAACCGAGCGTGGTGGCCTGGAAGGAGATCTACACCGCCATCCAGCTGGGCGCGATCCACGGCCTGCTCAATGAGCCGGAATGGACACTGCGCATGCGCTTCCACGAAGTCGCCCCCAACATCGCGCTGTCCGAGCACGACATCACCGTGCGCCTGCTGACCATGTCCAAGATGTCCTGGGACAACCTGGATGAGCAGCAACAGCAGACATTGATGGAATCCGCGCACGAAGCGGCGGCCTACGCCCGCAAGGTGCAGCTGGAGCAGGACGCGGCAGCCCTCGCGGAGCTGGAGAAGCAGGGTGCCAAGCTGCATGAGATCGACCGTGAGCGCATGCAGGAGATCGTCGCCGAGCCGCTCAAGGAAGTGATCGCCGAGA
- a CDS encoding LacI family DNA-binding transcriptional regulator, with translation MKDPITTPPAKADATVSSQAPSSQVPSSQSASSSITLQDIAAHAKVSRSTVSLVLRESPLVAKRTREKVQDSIKTLGYVYNRGAAAMRGSRTATLGVVVYDIANPFFGSMVAGIDAALHQEGYVSFLANSEDSPERQQRFIERMREHRVDGLLLCPAEHSDPNLIHQLADWGMPCIQVMRYLDAPPFDYAGTDFRRVAEMAVNHLVSLGHQRIAFIGGADHSVSHDRWLGYQAALDHHGLSYRRLVRGNGVTRRVGHELIKTLMQESPRPTAVVCHNDLVAFGAMLGLRQMGLEPGRDCAVIGTDDVEEAELGDPPLTSIATHPYAIGEQAARLALRRIANPGGERESVIMPPELKIRRSCGSPDDAIVEMPRPD, from the coding sequence ATGAAAGATCCCATCACGACACCGCCGGCCAAGGCAGATGCCACGGTGTCATCGCAGGCCCCGTCATCACAGGTCCCGTCATCACAGAGCGCCTCGAGCAGCATCACGCTTCAGGATATCGCGGCACATGCCAAGGTCTCGCGCAGCACGGTCTCGCTGGTGCTGCGCGAAAGCCCGCTGGTGGCGAAACGCACCCGCGAGAAGGTCCAGGACTCCATCAAGACACTGGGCTACGTCTACAACCGTGGCGCCGCCGCCATGCGCGGCAGCCGCACCGCGACCCTGGGCGTGGTGGTCTATGACATCGCCAACCCCTTCTTCGGCTCCATGGTCGCGGGGATCGATGCCGCCCTGCATCAGGAAGGCTATGTGTCATTTCTCGCCAACAGCGAGGATTCCCCTGAGCGTCAGCAGCGCTTCATCGAGCGCATGCGTGAACATCGTGTCGATGGCCTGTTGCTGTGCCCCGCCGAACACTCAGACCCGAACCTGATCCATCAACTGGCCGACTGGGGCATGCCCTGCATCCAGGTGATGCGCTATCTGGACGCCCCGCCCTTCGATTACGCCGGTACCGATTTCCGGCGCGTGGCCGAGATGGCCGTCAATCACCTCGTCAGCCTGGGCCATCAGCGCATCGCCTTCATCGGCGGCGCGGACCACTCGGTCAGTCATGACCGCTGGCTGGGTTATCAGGCCGCGCTGGATCATCACGGCCTGAGCTATCGCCGCCTGGTGCGCGGCAATGGCGTGACGCGGCGCGTCGGCCATGAGCTGATCAAGACCCTGATGCAGGAAAGCCCTCGCCCGACGGCCGTGGTCTGCCACAACGACCTCGTGGCCTTCGGTGCCATGCTGGGCCTGCGCCAGATGGGGCTGGAACCCGGTCGCGACTGTGCCGTGATCGGCACCGATGATGTCGAGGAAGCCGAACTGGGCGACCCGCCCCTGACCAGTATCGCCACGCACCCCTACGCCATCGGGGAGCAGGCGGCGCGACTGGCATTGCGACGGATCGCCAATCCCGGCGGCGAGCGAGAAAGCGTCATCATGCCGCCGGAACTCAAGATACGCCGCTCCTGCGGGAGTCCTGACGACGCCATCGTCGAGATGCCTCGCCCGGACTGA
- a CDS encoding 2-hydroxyacid dehydrogenase: MTSDADECVTRRKVVVLKALDDEQMATLRERHDVVLLEGHDSAEALDAALHDALHDAHGLICSGHRITEALLDAAPALRVICTVSVGYDNYPLEAMDARGILLCNTPDVLTETTADVGFLLIMATARRAVELANMVRDGQWTHGLTPPHFGTDVHGKTLGMVGMGRIGAAIARRGALGFGMRVQYSNASPKPALESELGASRVELDTLLKTSDFVCVTVPLSEQTERLIGRRELELMPASAILINIARGRVIDEAALIECLERGGIRGAGLDVFEQEPLPASSPLTRLPQVVALPHIGSATHETRRAMAQRALDNLLLALAGKSPLSAVNEASWTRR; this comes from the coding sequence ATGACAAGTGACGCTGACGAGTGCGTGACCCGCCGCAAGGTCGTGGTGCTCAAGGCGCTGGATGATGAGCAGATGGCCACCCTGCGCGAGCGGCATGACGTCGTGCTGCTGGAGGGGCATGACAGCGCCGAGGCGCTGGATGCGGCACTGCACGACGCCCTGCACGATGCCCACGGACTCATCTGCTCTGGACACAGGATCACGGAAGCGCTGCTGGATGCCGCCCCCGCTCTGCGGGTGATCTGCACGGTCTCCGTGGGCTATGACAACTACCCGCTTGAGGCGATGGACGCGCGCGGCATCCTGCTGTGCAACACCCCGGACGTGCTGACCGAGACCACTGCCGATGTCGGCTTCCTGTTGATCATGGCCACGGCACGACGCGCGGTGGAGCTGGCCAACATGGTGCGCGACGGCCAATGGACACATGGCCTCACACCGCCTCACTTCGGTACGGACGTGCACGGCAAGACACTCGGCATGGTGGGCATGGGCCGTATCGGCGCGGCGATCGCGCGGCGCGGTGCACTCGGCTTCGGCATGCGGGTCCAGTACTCGAATGCTTCCCCCAAGCCTGCGCTGGAGAGCGAACTGGGCGCGAGCCGCGTCGAACTGGACACCTTGCTCAAGACCAGCGATTTCGTCTGCGTCACCGTCCCGCTCAGCGAGCAGACCGAACGCCTGATCGGCAGACGCGAGCTGGAACTGATGCCCGCCAGCGCCATCCTGATCAACATCGCCCGCGGGCGTGTCATCGATGAAGCGGCCTTGATCGAGTGTCTCGAGCGTGGCGGTATCCGCGGCGCCGGGCTGGATGTCTTCGAGCAGGAGCCGCTTCCGGCAAGTTCACCGCTGACGCGCCTGCCACAGGTCGTGGCGCTGCCGCACATCGGCTCTGCCACCCACGAGACACGCCGCGCCATGGCGCAACGTGCGCTGGACAACCTGCTGTTGGCACTGGCGGGGAAATCGCCGCTGAGTGCGGTCAATGAAGCCAGCTGGACGCGCCGGTAG